The following are encoded together in the Peromyscus maniculatus bairdii isolate BWxNUB_F1_BW_parent chromosome 22, HU_Pman_BW_mat_3.1, whole genome shotgun sequence genome:
- the Tcf3 gene encoding transcription factor E2-alpha isoform X13, which yields MNQSQRMAPVGSDKELSDLLDFSMMFPLPVANGKGRPASLAGTQFSGSGLEDRPSSGPWGSSDQNSSSFDPSRTYSEGAHFSESHSSLSSATFLGPGLGGKGSERSTYAAFGRDTSVGALSQAGFLPGELGLSSPGPLSPSGVKSGSQYYPSYSGNPRRRAADGGLDTQPKKVRKVPPGLPSSVYPPSSGDSYGRDTVAYPSAKTPSSAYPSPFYVADGSLHPPAELWSPPGQAGFGPMLGDASSPLPLAPGSSSVGSGAFGGLQQQERMSYQLHGSEVNGTLPAVSSFAAASGTYGGTSGHTPPVSGADSLMGARGTTASSSGDALGKALASIYSPDHSSNNFSPSPSTPVGSPQGLPGTSQWPRAGAPSALSPSYDGGLHGLQSKMEDRLDEAIHVLRSHAVGTASDLHGLLPGHGALATSFAGPMPLGGRHAGLVSGSHPEDGLASGASLLHNHASLPSQPSSLPDLSQRPSDSYSGLGRAGAAAGASEIKREEKDDEENASVADAEEDKKDLKAPRTRTSSTDEVLSLEEKDLRDRERRMANNARERVRVRDINEAFRELGRMCQLHLKSDKAQTKLLILQQAVQVILGLEQQVRERNLNPKAACLKRREEEKVSGVVGDPQLALSAAHPGLGEAHNPPGHL from the exons ATGAACCAGTCTCAGAGGATGGCACCCGTGGGCTCCGACAAAGAGCTGAGTGATCTCCTGGACTTCAGCATG ATGTTCCCGCTCCCTGTGGCCAACGGGAAGGGCCGGCCTGCCTCCCTGGCTGGGACCCAGTTTTCAGGCTCAG GACTTGAGGACCGACCCAGCTCAGGCCCCTGGGGCAGCAGTGATCAGAACAGCTCTTCCTTCGATCCCAGCCGG ACGTACAGCGAAGGCGCCCACTTCAGTGAGTCCCACAGCAGCCTGTCTTCTGCCACCTTCCTGGGACCGGGGCTGGGAG GCAAGGGCAGTGAGCGGAGCACCTATGCCGCCTTCGGGAGAGATACCAGTGTTGGTGCCCTGAGtcag GCTGGCTTCCTGCCAGGAGAGCTGGGCCTCAGCAGCCCCGGGCCCCTGTCCCCATCGGGTGTCAAGAGCGGCTCCCAGTATTACCCCTCATACTCCGGCAACCCTCGGCGGAGGGCTGCAGACGGTGGCCTAG ATACGCAGCCCAAGAAAGTCCGGAAGGTCCCGCCTGGTCTTCCCTCCTCC GTGTACCCGCCCAGCTCGGGTGACAGCTACGGCCGGGATACGGTCGCCTACCCCTCCGCCAAGACCCCCAGCAGCGCCTACCCCTCCCCCTTCTACGTGGCAG ACGGCAGCCTGCACCCCCCGGCGGAGCTCTGGAGTCCCCCCGGCCAGGCAGGCTTTGGTCCCATGTTGGGTGATGCCTCGTCCCCTCTGCCCCTTGCACCGGGCAGCAGCTCTGTGGGCAGCGGTGCCTTTGGGGGCCTCCAGCAGCAGGAACGCATG AGCTACCAGCTGCATGGATCCGAGGTCAACGGCACGCTCCCAGCTGTGTCCAGCTTCGCCGCCGCCTCTGGCACTTACGGGGGAACCTCTGGCCACACGCCACCTGTGAGCGGGGCCGACAGCCTCATGG GTGCCCGAGGGACTACAGCCAGCAGCTCAGGGGACGCTCTTGGGAAGGCACTGGCCTCG ATCTACTCCCCAGATCACTCCAGCAATAATTTCTCGCCCAGCCCCTCGACGCCTGTGGGCTCACCCCAGGGCCTGCCAG gGACATCACAGTGGCCCCGGGCAGGAGCGCCCAGTGCCTTATCTCCCAGCTACGATGGGGGTCTCCATGGCCTG CAGAGCAAGATGGAGGATCGCTTGGATGAGGCCATCCATGTCCTCCGCAGCCACGCCGTGGGCACCGCCAGCGATCTCCACGGACTTTTGCCTGGCCACGGGGCACTGGCCACGAGCTTCGCAGGCCCCATGCCACTGGGCGGGCGGCATGCGGGCCTG GTCAGTGGAAGCCACCCCGAGGATGGACTCGCCAGTGGCGCCAGCCTTTTGCATAACCATGCCAGCCTCCCCAGCCAGCCCAGCTCGCTCCCCGACCTCTCGCAGCggccctctgactcttacagtg GACTCGGGAGGGCGGGTGCCGCGGCAGGCGCCAGTGAGATCAAGCGAGAGGAGAAAGACGACGAGGAGAACGCGTCCGTGGCCGACGCCGAGGAGGACAAGAAGGACCTGAAGGCCCCACGCACGCGCACCAG CAGTACGGACGAGGTGCTGTCCCTGGAGGAGAAGGACCTGAGGGACCGGGAGAGGCGCATGGCCAATAACGCGCGGGAGCGGGTGCGCGTGCGGGACATTAACGAGGCCTTCCGGGAGCTGGGGCGCATGTGCCAGCTGCACCTCAAGTCGGACAAGGCGCAGACCAAGCTGCTGATCCTGCAGCAGGCCGTGCAGGTTATCCTGGGCCTGGAGCAGCAGGTGCGAG aGCGTAACCTGAACCCCAAAGCGGCCTGCTTGAAGCGgcgggaggaggagaaggtgtcCGGCGTGGTCGGAGATCCCCAGCTGGCGCTGTCGGCTGCCCACCCTGGCCTGGGTGAGGCCCACAACCCGCCCGGGCACCTGTGA
- the Tcf3 gene encoding transcription factor E2-alpha isoform X8, translating to MNQSQRMAPVGSDKELSDLLDFSMMFPLPVANGKGRPASLAGTQFSGSGLEDRPSSGPWGSSDQNSSSFDPSRTYSEGAHFSESHSSLSSATFLGPGLGGKGSERSTYAAFGRDTSVGALSQAGFLPGELGLSSPGPLSPSGVKSGSQYYPSYSGNPRRRAADGGLADTQPKKVRKVPPGLPSSVYPPSSGDSYGRDTVAYPSAKTPSSAYPSPFYVADGSLHPPAELWSPPGQAGFGPMLGDASSPLPLAPGSSSVGSGAFGGLQQQERMSYQLHGSEVNGTLPAVSSFAAASGTYGGTSGHTPPVSGADSLMAGARGTTASSSGDALGKALASIYSPDHSSNNFSPSPSTPVGSPQGLPGTSQWPRAGAPSALSPSYDGGLHGLQSKMEDRLDEAIHVLRSHAVGTASDLHGLLPGHGALATSFAGPMPLGGRHAGLVSGSHPEDGLASGASLLHNHASLPSQPSSLPDLSQRPSDSYSGLGRAGAAAGASEIKREEKDDEENASVADAEEDKKDLKAPRTRTSSTDEVLSLEEKDLRDRERRMANNARERVRVRDINEAFRELGRMCQLHLKSDKAQTKLLILQQAVQVILGLEQQVRERNLNPKAACLKRREEEKVSGVVGDPQLALSAAHPGLGEAHNPPGHL from the exons ATGAACCAGTCTCAGAGGATGGCACCCGTGGGCTCCGACAAAGAGCTGAGTGATCTCCTGGACTTCAGCATG ATGTTCCCGCTCCCTGTGGCCAACGGGAAGGGCCGGCCTGCCTCCCTGGCTGGGACCCAGTTTTCAGGCTCAG GACTTGAGGACCGACCCAGCTCAGGCCCCTGGGGCAGCAGTGATCAGAACAGCTCTTCCTTCGATCCCAGCCGG ACGTACAGCGAAGGCGCCCACTTCAGTGAGTCCCACAGCAGCCTGTCTTCTGCCACCTTCCTGGGACCGGGGCTGGGAG GCAAGGGCAGTGAGCGGAGCACCTATGCCGCCTTCGGGAGAGATACCAGTGTTGGTGCCCTGAGtcag GCTGGCTTCCTGCCAGGAGAGCTGGGCCTCAGCAGCCCCGGGCCCCTGTCCCCATCGGGTGTCAAGAGCGGCTCCCAGTATTACCCCTCATACTCCGGCAACCCTCGGCGGAGGGCTGCAGACGGTGGCCTAG CAGATACGCAGCCCAAGAAAGTCCGGAAGGTCCCGCCTGGTCTTCCCTCCTCC GTGTACCCGCCCAGCTCGGGTGACAGCTACGGCCGGGATACGGTCGCCTACCCCTCCGCCAAGACCCCCAGCAGCGCCTACCCCTCCCCCTTCTACGTGGCAG ACGGCAGCCTGCACCCCCCGGCGGAGCTCTGGAGTCCCCCCGGCCAGGCAGGCTTTGGTCCCATGTTGGGTGATGCCTCGTCCCCTCTGCCCCTTGCACCGGGCAGCAGCTCTGTGGGCAGCGGTGCCTTTGGGGGCCTCCAGCAGCAGGAACGCATG AGCTACCAGCTGCATGGATCCGAGGTCAACGGCACGCTCCCAGCTGTGTCCAGCTTCGCCGCCGCCTCTGGCACTTACGGGGGAACCTCTGGCCACACGCCACCTGTGAGCGGGGCCGACAGCCTCATGG CAGGTGCCCGAGGGACTACAGCCAGCAGCTCAGGGGACGCTCTTGGGAAGGCACTGGCCTCG ATCTACTCCCCAGATCACTCCAGCAATAATTTCTCGCCCAGCCCCTCGACGCCTGTGGGCTCACCCCAGGGCCTGCCAG gGACATCACAGTGGCCCCGGGCAGGAGCGCCCAGTGCCTTATCTCCCAGCTACGATGGGGGTCTCCATGGCCTG CAGAGCAAGATGGAGGATCGCTTGGATGAGGCCATCCATGTCCTCCGCAGCCACGCCGTGGGCACCGCCAGCGATCTCCACGGACTTTTGCCTGGCCACGGGGCACTGGCCACGAGCTTCGCAGGCCCCATGCCACTGGGCGGGCGGCATGCGGGCCTG GTCAGTGGAAGCCACCCCGAGGATGGACTCGCCAGTGGCGCCAGCCTTTTGCATAACCATGCCAGCCTCCCCAGCCAGCCCAGCTCGCTCCCCGACCTCTCGCAGCggccctctgactcttacagtg GACTCGGGAGGGCGGGTGCCGCGGCAGGCGCCAGTGAGATCAAGCGAGAGGAGAAAGACGACGAGGAGAACGCGTCCGTGGCCGACGCCGAGGAGGACAAGAAGGACCTGAAGGCCCCACGCACGCGCACCAG CAGTACGGACGAGGTGCTGTCCCTGGAGGAGAAGGACCTGAGGGACCGGGAGAGGCGCATGGCCAATAACGCGCGGGAGCGGGTGCGCGTGCGGGACATTAACGAGGCCTTCCGGGAGCTGGGGCGCATGTGCCAGCTGCACCTCAAGTCGGACAAGGCGCAGACCAAGCTGCTGATCCTGCAGCAGGCCGTGCAGGTTATCCTGGGCCTGGAGCAGCAGGTGCGAG aGCGTAACCTGAACCCCAAAGCGGCCTGCTTGAAGCGgcgggaggaggagaaggtgtcCGGCGTGGTCGGAGATCCCCAGCTGGCGCTGTCGGCTGCCCACCCTGGCCTGGGTGAGGCCCACAACCCGCCCGGGCACCTGTGA
- the Tcf3 gene encoding transcription factor E2-alpha isoform X15 has product MNQSQRMAPVGSDKELSDLLDFSMMFPLPVANGKGRPASLAGTQFSGSGLEDRPSSGPWGSSDQNSSSFDPSRTYSEGAHFSESHSSLSSATFLGPGLGGKGSERSTYAAFGRDTSVGALSQAGFLPGELGLSSPGPLSPSGVKSGSQYYPSYSGNPRRRAADGGLDTQPKKVRKVPPGLPSSVYPPSSGDSYGRDTVAYPSAKTPSSAYPSPFYVADGSLHPPAELWSPPGQAGFGPMLGDASSPLPLAPGSSSVGSGAFGGLQQQERMSYQLHGSEVNGTLPAVSSFAAASGTYGGTSGHTPPVSGADSLMGARGTTASSSGDALGKALASIYSPDHSSNNFSPSPSTPVGSPQGLPGTSQWPRAGAPSALSPSYDGGLHGLSKMEDRLDEAIHVLRSHAVGTASDLHGLLPGHGALATSFAGPMPLGGRHAGLVSGSHPEDGLASGASLLHNHASLPSQPSSLPDLSQRPSDSYSGLGRAGAAAGASEIKREEKDDEENASVADAEEDKKDLKAPRTRTSSTDEVLSLEEKDLRDRERRMANNARERVRVRDINEAFRELGRMCQLHLKSDKAQTKLLILQQAVQVILGLEQQVRERNLNPKAACLKRREEEKVSGVVGDPQLALSAAHPGLGEAHNPPGHL; this is encoded by the exons ATGAACCAGTCTCAGAGGATGGCACCCGTGGGCTCCGACAAAGAGCTGAGTGATCTCCTGGACTTCAGCATG ATGTTCCCGCTCCCTGTGGCCAACGGGAAGGGCCGGCCTGCCTCCCTGGCTGGGACCCAGTTTTCAGGCTCAG GACTTGAGGACCGACCCAGCTCAGGCCCCTGGGGCAGCAGTGATCAGAACAGCTCTTCCTTCGATCCCAGCCGG ACGTACAGCGAAGGCGCCCACTTCAGTGAGTCCCACAGCAGCCTGTCTTCTGCCACCTTCCTGGGACCGGGGCTGGGAG GCAAGGGCAGTGAGCGGAGCACCTATGCCGCCTTCGGGAGAGATACCAGTGTTGGTGCCCTGAGtcag GCTGGCTTCCTGCCAGGAGAGCTGGGCCTCAGCAGCCCCGGGCCCCTGTCCCCATCGGGTGTCAAGAGCGGCTCCCAGTATTACCCCTCATACTCCGGCAACCCTCGGCGGAGGGCTGCAGACGGTGGCCTAG ATACGCAGCCCAAGAAAGTCCGGAAGGTCCCGCCTGGTCTTCCCTCCTCC GTGTACCCGCCCAGCTCGGGTGACAGCTACGGCCGGGATACGGTCGCCTACCCCTCCGCCAAGACCCCCAGCAGCGCCTACCCCTCCCCCTTCTACGTGGCAG ACGGCAGCCTGCACCCCCCGGCGGAGCTCTGGAGTCCCCCCGGCCAGGCAGGCTTTGGTCCCATGTTGGGTGATGCCTCGTCCCCTCTGCCCCTTGCACCGGGCAGCAGCTCTGTGGGCAGCGGTGCCTTTGGGGGCCTCCAGCAGCAGGAACGCATG AGCTACCAGCTGCATGGATCCGAGGTCAACGGCACGCTCCCAGCTGTGTCCAGCTTCGCCGCCGCCTCTGGCACTTACGGGGGAACCTCTGGCCACACGCCACCTGTGAGCGGGGCCGACAGCCTCATGG GTGCCCGAGGGACTACAGCCAGCAGCTCAGGGGACGCTCTTGGGAAGGCACTGGCCTCG ATCTACTCCCCAGATCACTCCAGCAATAATTTCTCGCCCAGCCCCTCGACGCCTGTGGGCTCACCCCAGGGCCTGCCAG gGACATCACAGTGGCCCCGGGCAGGAGCGCCCAGTGCCTTATCTCCCAGCTACGATGGGGGTCTCCATGGCCTG AGCAAGATGGAGGATCGCTTGGATGAGGCCATCCATGTCCTCCGCAGCCACGCCGTGGGCACCGCCAGCGATCTCCACGGACTTTTGCCTGGCCACGGGGCACTGGCCACGAGCTTCGCAGGCCCCATGCCACTGGGCGGGCGGCATGCGGGCCTG GTCAGTGGAAGCCACCCCGAGGATGGACTCGCCAGTGGCGCCAGCCTTTTGCATAACCATGCCAGCCTCCCCAGCCAGCCCAGCTCGCTCCCCGACCTCTCGCAGCggccctctgactcttacagtg GACTCGGGAGGGCGGGTGCCGCGGCAGGCGCCAGTGAGATCAAGCGAGAGGAGAAAGACGACGAGGAGAACGCGTCCGTGGCCGACGCCGAGGAGGACAAGAAGGACCTGAAGGCCCCACGCACGCGCACCAG CAGTACGGACGAGGTGCTGTCCCTGGAGGAGAAGGACCTGAGGGACCGGGAGAGGCGCATGGCCAATAACGCGCGGGAGCGGGTGCGCGTGCGGGACATTAACGAGGCCTTCCGGGAGCTGGGGCGCATGTGCCAGCTGCACCTCAAGTCGGACAAGGCGCAGACCAAGCTGCTGATCCTGCAGCAGGCCGTGCAGGTTATCCTGGGCCTGGAGCAGCAGGTGCGAG aGCGTAACCTGAACCCCAAAGCGGCCTGCTTGAAGCGgcgggaggaggagaaggtgtcCGGCGTGGTCGGAGATCCCCAGCTGGCGCTGTCGGCTGCCCACCCTGGCCTGGGTGAGGCCCACAACCCGCCCGGGCACCTGTGA
- the Tcf3 gene encoding transcription factor E2-alpha isoform X14: protein MNQSQRMAPVGSDKELSDLLDFSMMFPLPVANGKGRPASLAGTQFSGSGLEDRPSSGPWGSSDQNSSSFDPSRTYSEGAHFSESHSSLSSATFLGPGLGGKGSERSTYAAFGRDTSVGALSQAGFLPGELGLSSPGPLSPSGVKSGSQYYPSYSGNPRRRAADGGLADTQPKKVRKVPPGLPSSVYPPSSGDSYGRDTVAYPSAKTPSSAYPSPFYVADGSLHPPAELWSPPGQAGFGPMLGDASSPLPLAPGSSSVGSGAFGGLQQQERMSYQLHGSEVNGTLPAVSSFAAASGTYGGTSGHTPPVSGADSLMGARGTTASSSGDALGKALASIYSPDHSSNNFSPSPSTPVGSPQGLPGTSQWPRAGAPSALSPSYDGGLHGLSKMEDRLDEAIHVLRSHAVGTASDLHGLLPGHGALATSFAGPMPLGGRHAGLVSGSHPEDGLASGASLLHNHASLPSQPSSLPDLSQRPSDSYSGLGRAGAAAGASEIKREEKDDEENASVADAEEDKKDLKAPRTRTSSTDEVLSLEEKDLRDRERRMANNARERVRVRDINEAFRELGRMCQLHLKSDKAQTKLLILQQAVQVILGLEQQVRERNLNPKAACLKRREEEKVSGVVGDPQLALSAAHPGLGEAHNPPGHL, encoded by the exons ATGAACCAGTCTCAGAGGATGGCACCCGTGGGCTCCGACAAAGAGCTGAGTGATCTCCTGGACTTCAGCATG ATGTTCCCGCTCCCTGTGGCCAACGGGAAGGGCCGGCCTGCCTCCCTGGCTGGGACCCAGTTTTCAGGCTCAG GACTTGAGGACCGACCCAGCTCAGGCCCCTGGGGCAGCAGTGATCAGAACAGCTCTTCCTTCGATCCCAGCCGG ACGTACAGCGAAGGCGCCCACTTCAGTGAGTCCCACAGCAGCCTGTCTTCTGCCACCTTCCTGGGACCGGGGCTGGGAG GCAAGGGCAGTGAGCGGAGCACCTATGCCGCCTTCGGGAGAGATACCAGTGTTGGTGCCCTGAGtcag GCTGGCTTCCTGCCAGGAGAGCTGGGCCTCAGCAGCCCCGGGCCCCTGTCCCCATCGGGTGTCAAGAGCGGCTCCCAGTATTACCCCTCATACTCCGGCAACCCTCGGCGGAGGGCTGCAGACGGTGGCCTAG CAGATACGCAGCCCAAGAAAGTCCGGAAGGTCCCGCCTGGTCTTCCCTCCTCC GTGTACCCGCCCAGCTCGGGTGACAGCTACGGCCGGGATACGGTCGCCTACCCCTCCGCCAAGACCCCCAGCAGCGCCTACCCCTCCCCCTTCTACGTGGCAG ACGGCAGCCTGCACCCCCCGGCGGAGCTCTGGAGTCCCCCCGGCCAGGCAGGCTTTGGTCCCATGTTGGGTGATGCCTCGTCCCCTCTGCCCCTTGCACCGGGCAGCAGCTCTGTGGGCAGCGGTGCCTTTGGGGGCCTCCAGCAGCAGGAACGCATG AGCTACCAGCTGCATGGATCCGAGGTCAACGGCACGCTCCCAGCTGTGTCCAGCTTCGCCGCCGCCTCTGGCACTTACGGGGGAACCTCTGGCCACACGCCACCTGTGAGCGGGGCCGACAGCCTCATGG GTGCCCGAGGGACTACAGCCAGCAGCTCAGGGGACGCTCTTGGGAAGGCACTGGCCTCG ATCTACTCCCCAGATCACTCCAGCAATAATTTCTCGCCCAGCCCCTCGACGCCTGTGGGCTCACCCCAGGGCCTGCCAG gGACATCACAGTGGCCCCGGGCAGGAGCGCCCAGTGCCTTATCTCCCAGCTACGATGGGGGTCTCCATGGCCTG AGCAAGATGGAGGATCGCTTGGATGAGGCCATCCATGTCCTCCGCAGCCACGCCGTGGGCACCGCCAGCGATCTCCACGGACTTTTGCCTGGCCACGGGGCACTGGCCACGAGCTTCGCAGGCCCCATGCCACTGGGCGGGCGGCATGCGGGCCTG GTCAGTGGAAGCCACCCCGAGGATGGACTCGCCAGTGGCGCCAGCCTTTTGCATAACCATGCCAGCCTCCCCAGCCAGCCCAGCTCGCTCCCCGACCTCTCGCAGCggccctctgactcttacagtg GACTCGGGAGGGCGGGTGCCGCGGCAGGCGCCAGTGAGATCAAGCGAGAGGAGAAAGACGACGAGGAGAACGCGTCCGTGGCCGACGCCGAGGAGGACAAGAAGGACCTGAAGGCCCCACGCACGCGCACCAG CAGTACGGACGAGGTGCTGTCCCTGGAGGAGAAGGACCTGAGGGACCGGGAGAGGCGCATGGCCAATAACGCGCGGGAGCGGGTGCGCGTGCGGGACATTAACGAGGCCTTCCGGGAGCTGGGGCGCATGTGCCAGCTGCACCTCAAGTCGGACAAGGCGCAGACCAAGCTGCTGATCCTGCAGCAGGCCGTGCAGGTTATCCTGGGCCTGGAGCAGCAGGTGCGAG aGCGTAACCTGAACCCCAAAGCGGCCTGCTTGAAGCGgcgggaggaggagaaggtgtcCGGCGTGGTCGGAGATCCCCAGCTGGCGCTGTCGGCTGCCCACCCTGGCCTGGGTGAGGCCCACAACCCGCCCGGGCACCTGTGA
- the Tcf3 gene encoding transcription factor E2-alpha isoform X16, which produces MNQSQRMAPVGSDKELSDLLDFSMMFPLPVANGKGRPASLAGTQFSGSGLEDRPSSGPWGSSDQNSSSFDPSRTYSEGAHFSESHSSLSSATFLGPGLGGKGSERSTYAAFGRDTSVGALSQAGFLPGELGLSSPGPLSPSGVKSGSQYYPSYSGNPRRRAADGGLDTQPKKVRKVPPGLPSSVYPPSSGDSYGRDTVAYPSAKTPSSAYPSPFYVADGSLHPPAELWSPPGQAGFGPMLGDASSPLPLAPGSSSVGSGAFGGLQQQERMSYQLHGSEVNGTLPAVSSFAAASGTYGGTSGHTPPVSGADSLMGARGTTASSSGDALGKALASIYSPDHSSNNFSPSPSTPVGSPQGLPGTSQWPRAGAPSALSPSYDGGLHGLQSKMEDRLDEAIHVLRSHAVGTASDLHGLLPGHGALATSFAGPMPLGGRHAGLVSGSHPEDGLASGASLLHNHASLPSQPSSLPDLSQRPSDSYSGLGRAGAAAGASEIKREEKDDEENASVADAEEDKKDLKAPRTRTSTDEVLSLEEKDLRDRERRMANNARERVRVRDINEAFRELGRMCQLHLKSDKAQTKLLILQQAVQVILGLEQQVRERNLNPKAACLKRREEEKVSGVVGDPQLALSAAHPGLGEAHNPPGHL; this is translated from the exons ATGAACCAGTCTCAGAGGATGGCACCCGTGGGCTCCGACAAAGAGCTGAGTGATCTCCTGGACTTCAGCATG ATGTTCCCGCTCCCTGTGGCCAACGGGAAGGGCCGGCCTGCCTCCCTGGCTGGGACCCAGTTTTCAGGCTCAG GACTTGAGGACCGACCCAGCTCAGGCCCCTGGGGCAGCAGTGATCAGAACAGCTCTTCCTTCGATCCCAGCCGG ACGTACAGCGAAGGCGCCCACTTCAGTGAGTCCCACAGCAGCCTGTCTTCTGCCACCTTCCTGGGACCGGGGCTGGGAG GCAAGGGCAGTGAGCGGAGCACCTATGCCGCCTTCGGGAGAGATACCAGTGTTGGTGCCCTGAGtcag GCTGGCTTCCTGCCAGGAGAGCTGGGCCTCAGCAGCCCCGGGCCCCTGTCCCCATCGGGTGTCAAGAGCGGCTCCCAGTATTACCCCTCATACTCCGGCAACCCTCGGCGGAGGGCTGCAGACGGTGGCCTAG ATACGCAGCCCAAGAAAGTCCGGAAGGTCCCGCCTGGTCTTCCCTCCTCC GTGTACCCGCCCAGCTCGGGTGACAGCTACGGCCGGGATACGGTCGCCTACCCCTCCGCCAAGACCCCCAGCAGCGCCTACCCCTCCCCCTTCTACGTGGCAG ACGGCAGCCTGCACCCCCCGGCGGAGCTCTGGAGTCCCCCCGGCCAGGCAGGCTTTGGTCCCATGTTGGGTGATGCCTCGTCCCCTCTGCCCCTTGCACCGGGCAGCAGCTCTGTGGGCAGCGGTGCCTTTGGGGGCCTCCAGCAGCAGGAACGCATG AGCTACCAGCTGCATGGATCCGAGGTCAACGGCACGCTCCCAGCTGTGTCCAGCTTCGCCGCCGCCTCTGGCACTTACGGGGGAACCTCTGGCCACACGCCACCTGTGAGCGGGGCCGACAGCCTCATGG GTGCCCGAGGGACTACAGCCAGCAGCTCAGGGGACGCTCTTGGGAAGGCACTGGCCTCG ATCTACTCCCCAGATCACTCCAGCAATAATTTCTCGCCCAGCCCCTCGACGCCTGTGGGCTCACCCCAGGGCCTGCCAG gGACATCACAGTGGCCCCGGGCAGGAGCGCCCAGTGCCTTATCTCCCAGCTACGATGGGGGTCTCCATGGCCTG CAGAGCAAGATGGAGGATCGCTTGGATGAGGCCATCCATGTCCTCCGCAGCCACGCCGTGGGCACCGCCAGCGATCTCCACGGACTTTTGCCTGGCCACGGGGCACTGGCCACGAGCTTCGCAGGCCCCATGCCACTGGGCGGGCGGCATGCGGGCCTG GTCAGTGGAAGCCACCCCGAGGATGGACTCGCCAGTGGCGCCAGCCTTTTGCATAACCATGCCAGCCTCCCCAGCCAGCCCAGCTCGCTCCCCGACCTCTCGCAGCggccctctgactcttacagtg GACTCGGGAGGGCGGGTGCCGCGGCAGGCGCCAGTGAGATCAAGCGAGAGGAGAAAGACGACGAGGAGAACGCGTCCGTGGCCGACGCCGAGGAGGACAAGAAGGACCTGAAGGCCCCACGCACGCGCACCAG TACGGACGAGGTGCTGTCCCTGGAGGAGAAGGACCTGAGGGACCGGGAGAGGCGCATGGCCAATAACGCGCGGGAGCGGGTGCGCGTGCGGGACATTAACGAGGCCTTCCGGGAGCTGGGGCGCATGTGCCAGCTGCACCTCAAGTCGGACAAGGCGCAGACCAAGCTGCTGATCCTGCAGCAGGCCGTGCAGGTTATCCTGGGCCTGGAGCAGCAGGTGCGAG aGCGTAACCTGAACCCCAAAGCGGCCTGCTTGAAGCGgcgggaggaggagaaggtgtcCGGCGTGGTCGGAGATCCCCAGCTGGCGCTGTCGGCTGCCCACCCTGGCCTGGGTGAGGCCCACAACCCGCCCGGGCACCTGTGA